AATCAGGTCATCCTGTCCGGGATTGTCCGGATTTTTTCGTTTGATGTTCACCTCGCTGCCCGCGTCGGCGGTCAATCCTCCGGCCTTGGATATCAATTCCATCAGGCTGGTCGCGCCGCTGAGTTCGTACAACCCCGGAGCCCGAACCTCCCCCATGATGATGGCCCTTTTGCTGCGAAACTCTTCGACGAAAACCGAGACCTGGGGATAGAGAATGTATCCCTCGGACAGCTTTCGGGCTATTTTGGCGGAGACCTGGGACACGGTAAGCCCCTCGATATCCAGTTCGCCGATAAGGGGAAACAGGATGGTCCCCTTTCCGCTCACTCTGGCGGTTGTATCCAGATCGGGGTTATCGTAGACCATAACCTTGAGCACATCGCCCTCTCCGACCCGGTAGTCCAGTTGTTCGACTGCCGCGAATGTCAGGCAGCTCAGAAAAAGCGTAAACAGCAAACTACTCATAAAGACGAGATGTTTCATCATCAATGGCCTCCGCTGTGAACCCCGTTCAATAGCAGGTATCAAAGGGCGAAAATCAGGCTGAGATAAACATTGTTGCGATCATAATCATAAGCGATGTTGTTGGAGTTCCTTTTTATAAAAGTATACCCCCCGGAGAGCGCAAGCCAATTCGTCAAGGAATATTTCATGTCAAGCCCTGCGCCATAGTATTCATCAAGACGATCCCCGGAAACACCCTCGCCTCGGTAGCTGTTTCGCATATAATAGATGTTTGCGGTTGTCATCAGCTTCGGAAGAATTCTCTGAAAATACCGAACCTGATATTTCTGGGAC
This portion of the Syntrophotalea acetylenica genome encodes:
- a CDS encoding SLBB domain-containing protein; the protein is MMKHLVFMSSLLFTLFLSCLTFAAVEQLDYRVGEGDVLKVMVYDNPDLDTTARVSGKGTILFPLIGELDIEGLTVSQVSAKIARKLSEGYILYPQVSVFVEEFRSKRAIIMGEVRAPGLYELSGATSLMELISKAGGLTADAGSEVNIKRKNPDNPGQDDLIAVDLKTLLEEQETSPNVPIKDGDRVFVPRAGVFYVTGQVNRPDAYKLEMGTSVIKAITMAGGFTELAAQKRVRLIRKVDGVETVMEKVPMHTAVMPEDVIVVPESFF